Proteins encoded by one window of Scatophagus argus isolate fScaArg1 chromosome 8, fScaArg1.pri, whole genome shotgun sequence:
- the cd63 gene encoding CD63 antigen has product MAVEGGAKCVKFLLFFFNFIFWLCGLALIVVGILVQVALHKTFMIRDASASGAPIVLIGVGVVIFFIAFFGCCGAWKENYCMVTTFAVFLSLIIIVEIAAAIAGYIFRNKLSTVVQDSLTEMISSYNNGTAEFKDTVDKLQEDLKCCGVNSSADWRNFRPEGNSVPDSCCVNVTKNCGLGTMTDAAKVHQKGCHDAVEALLKKNIQWVIVAALVIAFLQIMGVVFACVLMRGIRSGYEVM; this is encoded by the exons ATGGCTGTGGAGGGGGGAGCCAAATGTGTCAAgttccttcttttctttttcaacttcATTTTCTGG TTATGTGGCTTAGCATTGATTGTCGTGGGAATCCTGGTTCAAGTGGCTTTGCATAAAACCTTCATGATCCGAGATGCGTCAGCCTCGGGAGCTCCCATCGTCCTCATCGGAGTTGGTGTGGTGATTTTCTTCATCGCCTTCTTCGGCTGCTGTGGTGCCTGGAAAGAGAACTACTGCATGGTCACCACG tttgCCGTCTTTCTCTCACTGATCATCATTGTTGAGATTGCTGCAGCAATCGCCGGCTACATCTTCAGGAACAAA CTCTCAACTGTGGTCCAGGATAGTCTCACTGAAATGATTTCCAGTTACAACAACGGGACAGCTGAATTCAAAGACACTGTGGACAAACTGCAGGAGGAT CTGAAATGCTGTGGCGTGAACAGTTCTGCCGACTGGAGAAACTTCAGACCCGAAGGGAACTCTGTGCCAGACTCATGCTGTGTCAATGTCACTAAAAACTGCGGACTCGGGACCATGACAGACGCTGCCAAAGTTCACCAGAAG GGTTGTCATGATGCTGTGGAGGCTTTACTGAAGAAGAACATCCAGTGGGTCATTGTTGCAGCTCTTGTTATTGCCTTCCTGCAG ATAATGGGCGTTGTGTTCGCCTGCGTCTTGATGAGAGGCATCCGCAGCGGCTACGAAGTCATGTGA